In Candidatus Schekmanbacteria bacterium RIFCSPLOWO2_02_FULL_38_14, the genomic stretch TGCCTTTATCTGGACTTTGCTTTGTGCACCAATGAGATGATCCACAACTGCACCACCTTTAAAAAGCATAAGCGTGGGAATACTCATAACCTTATATTTGGAAGCAATAGAGGGATTATCATCAACATTTAACTTTCCAACCTTAACTTTACCTGAATATTCTTCAGAAATTTCCTCAACTACAGGTGCTACCATTCTACATGGTCCACACCAGGTAGCCCAAAAGTCAACCAGTACCGGAATATCCGATTTCAAAACCTCTTGTTCAAAGTTTTTTTCAGTAATTTCAATCTCTCTTCCCATTTATCCTCCTTTATCAACAAACTATCCCGTAACAGAGATTTGAGGAATTCTTTTGATTGTAGAATTAAGAAAATATTTTTTTATTCTCCTTAACCCATTCTACTAACTTTAATACGCCTTTTTTGGGTTCAATCTCTGGTTTCCAGCCAAGTTCCCTTCTTGCTTTAGAAATATCTGAAATATACACTTTTTGATCGCTTGGCCTCCAATCTCCAAATTCTAATAAACTTCTTTTTCCTGTGGTTTTTTCTAATATATCCAGAAGTTCTAAAAGTGAAAGGGTTTTGGTATATCCGCCACCAGTATTAAAAACCCCGCATTGAATATCACTTTTTAAAAACGCCTCATATGCCCTGATAAGATCAGTTACAAACAAAACATCTCTGACCTGTTTCCCATCCCCATATATTCTGATTGGATTATTCATCATAGTAGCTATTGCAAACCACGAAACCCATCCCTGGTCTTCAACTCCAAACTGCCTTGTTCCGTATATGCATGACATTCTAAAAACACCAATTTTCAATTCATACTGGTGAGAGAAATCCTGCATATAGATATCACCGGTAAGTTTAGAACAGCCATATGGTGTATGCTCACAGAGGTCTATTGAAAAACTTTCAGGGATTCCAAATTTATACTTATCATCAAATCTGTATCTTGTCTTTTCTTCAAAAACTTTTATTTTATTAACATTGTGACCATAAACTTTGTTTGTAGAGCA encodes the following:
- a CDS encoding thioredoxin codes for the protein MGREIEITEKNFEQEVLKSDIPVLVDFWATWCGPCRMVAPVVEEISEEYSGKVKVGKLNVDDNPSIASKYKVMSIPTLMLFKGGAVVDHLIGAQSKVQIKAMIDKA